GGTGAGAAATGTGTAACCTGAAGTTTGTTTATCAACTGTGTTCATCTTtcttccccaaacccctccccatcccagaCTTAACAGAAGTCTTTGTTTGACCAAGAGTGGAATTTCCAATTAATCCTTCTAGCTTGAATGAGTGTCACAAATTTCAAAATACACACAAATGACCTTTGAACATCAAAGAAACTCAACTGAAAGGTTCAGTCACAAATGTTTAGATACATAGGGTTCATGCTGTTCCTGGAACAATAGCATGATCTGCAGTACTCAAGGGTTATAATACATTTGTGCACAAGCATAAATTATGTTTCTGCTGAAATCTAACAGCTGCTAGTATTATGTTTGGAACAGATGAGGCCACTTGTTACAAATTTTCCCACTTTGCATTAATAAGTTTACCACAAGCAAGACCAATAAAGAATAGAACTTGTATTTATTAGGAATAAGAGAATTAGATGAAGTAGTAAAACAAAGGTCAAAACAATGCTGAAAACACAGAAATTAATTGCCAATTTCTGGAATAGTGCATTTACTAACATTAAGCAATCATTGTCCAATTAGAATAATGTTTCAGCGAGATACAATATGTGCATAATAAAAGACAATCATTTCTTCTTGGAATTAACTGAACCCAAAAGCAAACTGTATAAAGGTTGCACAAGACCATTAGGAGTCATTTCTCATGACTGAAGCTTTCTCTTTTTACTTGAACCTTACGTCTTTGCTAAAAGCTGCACTTTATGAAGAATTTGTTTCTGGAATGTCTGCTGTCCATTGTGATCTTGTTCAATACTTATTCTCAAATTCATGTTTTCTAACTGTCTTTGAGCAGCAAAACCTCATCTTGCCATTAAATCTTAAGGTTCATAAGGTCAGTAAGTACAGAAGCTAATAATACTCTTCCTCATAGGTGTCTGTATTCAGACAATAGAGTATAGCTGCTCCAAGCATAAAGATGGTCCCACCCCAGGCAATGCCATAGCCCCAGTTGAACTCATGGTATGTCCTCAGTGTGTTGGCATCAATGAACTTGATAGGATACAAAGCCAGGGCACAAACCTGCAAAACAACTAAAACATGAAAAATTGAGAATTAAAGATAGGGTGATATTGCAATGTACCATTTCCTTTATAGCTCTGAGAATTTTCCAGCAATTACACTTTCTTACTGATTATTACAAGTTGATCTGGCCAAATCCCACTACATTACCATGCTGCTCTACAGAGAGATGTGTTTCTCCCGGTTCCACCCCCTTGCTTCCAATTCTCCACTCTAATTATGAATACAAGATTAAAGCAATTCCTTTTGAGTAATTACACTCTCCTAACTTAACCATACTTCCCAAGGAGATCCACCCATCAGTTCAAAAGCCTAGATCTAGATCGACGTTTTGATTAGCACAGGGGCAAGTCTGACTTGGGCACATGATCTACAGTGACATGTTTAAGAGTGCAAATCAGTTACTCTTGGATGTGGCTTTAGAGGCCAAGACTCCTACATAAAGTATGGGATCGTGGTTATTCATTACTGTAGGGTTATTCCATATATAGCAAAAATATTTATTGAATCCTAGGCTTTACTACTTTGGTATTTGGGTTTTATGACCATGCTTTAGTTCTGAAGCATACACTTAACATAACTGAACTCATATCCTAATATGCATTATGCTCAATAACAATCCAAGTGGTTGTTATTGAACACAGGCATATACAGCAATACTTAGAAATAATTTTCTACTCTTAAAGTACTTTTGAAAAATTCAAACCCTTTTTCTAATCAGATAGATTGCACGATATCACCATTTATGAGCTGACTTGGAGGGTGCAAACATTTGGTCAGTAATCAATCTCAGCATCAGCATTAACCAGTGAAAAACATTTGCTTGGAAGCCAAATGTTAATTGAGATGCCCCTCTGTGCTTTGCAACCAAGGTGCAATGTCCAAATATGGTAAAGTCATTCAAGAAAGAGAAATGCAAGCACCCATGGAATgcaagggtggggagaggagaaaggCTGTCTGAATTCCCTTGCTCTATCATCACAAAGGAACTTCTGTGCATAGGTATATCAATGTGCACAAAAATCGGGCATTGTCTGATGTATCAACAATATCAAATTACTTAAGTTTATATGTGACACATAATGCAGTTCAAAGGAAAGCAGCCTCACAAGTATACTTCTGACTGTGTTCGGATACAAGAAAACAGAACATTTTTAATCTAACAACAAAGAGTCGTGAGTAGAGTGAGGCCTTGACATTTATAAATCACTTCAGTTTATATGTGCCATGACCTCCAGAAAACAGTCCCAGAAATTTCCTTCTGACCGTGTGGacggaggggggggaggggggggggggggggggggaggaggaggaaattATTTTTGAAGAAATTCCTAATAACTGTTAATTTCCAGGTTGGATTGAGCAGCTATTTCCACAACGTGTCAGGAGCAACTAAAATACACACTTGTCTGCTACCCAGATGCTATAAACATCATGCACCCACTCACCTGAAATGAACAGCATAACAGATATTGTTCTGTGACAGTGTTTGTGAGCACCATTGCAAAGTGAGATCACAGCAAAGAGAAATGCAATGAGAGTGATTGATCCTCCAGCAAGTAGTAGCACCAGTGTAGCGATCTGCCAGTCTGGATGAAGAAACAGAAGTTTTAGAAAAAGAGAGAACTCAAGGCATTTACAGGGACAATCTCATTACGGAGAAGGGAAGGATGGAATTGGGTTGCTTATTGGATGAGGGTGAGTGGATTGCAGTCCTCCTTCAGTTCACCCACAGTGAGCTGTGTTCCAAGATTAGGATGTATCACTGCATTTAACAATCCTTTATAAAAATATATTAAGCACTGCAGacattttaattttgtttatCTCACATGCAAAACTAAGTTCTTCCACTGTATTGTGGTAcatcacaataataaaccaattctaaatCTAGATAATTGGCTTGAAGTTCCTCCAACGGAGAGGAATTTATCTCATAAACCACAATTCCAGATGCTGCTTCTGCTCTGTTCTGAATTTAAAATCCACTGGGATTGAGAAGCTTCTCTGATCAAAAACATCACATTGTTTTCCCCCATAGAAGAATACTCGCTCGTAGTTGATGTCCGGAAATTCGCTTGGAATCTCTTTTGTTGAATATGGAGTTGAATAAATAACTCAATATTTCCTAAGATGCTCATACACAGAAAGCTTCTATAGGATTGTCAGTATCTCTAATAAGCAATGCCAAAGAGCAGCAGGTCCTGAGTCAACTTTATAGGGATCATATAATCAAAAATTTATAGGCTGAATGTTATGATTTATTGTCTACATTTATAAATGACCATACTCATCATTCATGCCTCAGCATTCTGCACCAGAAAACCAAGGAGCTCAGGATCAGGTCCTGTGCACCTGACTGTCTACTCAGCCACTGAATTCACCAGGCCATTCAGCGGAAGAACAGCAATTCCCTGCAGATAGCCCAGGTACACGTTGCATCCAGCCCTGACTGGCATAGGATCTACATCCCTCATCAGCTGAATGGTGTGGCTGACTGCAGGAAATGCAAATATTTGAACTGCTTTAATTATTTAAATCCAGATTTTGATACCCTAGGTTTTCTTGTATCTTATTCACTGGATGCCAATGGGGACATAGGGCTGAAGAAAATGTAGGACTATGGTAATGAATCTGTGCAATGAGCCGGGTCTCAATACAGTTCAAAAGAGTTCCATATTAATCACCTGGGAGAGGGGACTGGGTGTACTGtatctaagtttgcagatgatattaaattgagtggaaaagcaaattgtgcaaaagatACGAAGAATCTTCAGAGAGATATAGAtgggttaagtgagtggacaagggtctggcagatggagtacaatgttggtaaatgcaaactcatccactttggaagaaaagTGTAAGAGcagtttattatttaaatggtaaaatatGCAGccgtgcagaggaacttgggagtgcttgtgtacaaatcacaaaaggttggtttgtagATGCAGCAggccatcaagaaggcaaatggaatgttggccttcattgctagagggattgaatttaagagcagggaggttttgctgcaactgtacagggtactggtgaggccacatctggagcactGTGCGCAGTTCAGGTCGtttttacttgaggaaggatatactaatttaggaggtggtgcagaggaagttcaccaggttgattcctggtGATGAGGCTGTTAtactatgaggagaaattgagtaacctgggactatactcgctggaattcagaagaatgagaggagatcttataggaacataaaattatgaaagggatagatagaggcaggaaagttgtttccactggtgggtgagactagaactaggggacatagcctcaagtttcgggggagtagatttgagatggagatgaggaggaactacttttccccagagagtggtgaatctctgccaaatgaagcagtggaggttacctcagtaaatatatttaagacaaggttaggtagatttttgcatagtaggggaattatggggaaaaggcaggtaggtggagatgagtccatggtcagatcagccatgatcttattgaatggtggagcaggcttgatgggccagatggccgactcctgttccaatttcttgtgttcttatgttaATCCCTTTTGGCTGCAAGTCAAAAAGCGGGTTTACTTCGAATTGTAGGGAATCAGAAAATAAAGTAGCTAAACCAAGAAGAACTATTTCACTGTTCCAAGTTATTTTGCCTTTGTACATATTTCAAGTTCAGAATAAAGCTGACATCCAGACCCCACACCTCCTCTATTACTAATTAACATCATGGATGTCAAACTCACCTCAGCACCATGTTTCTCTACAAACACCACATGCCTTGATTCCTTCAGCAATCAAAAATTTatcaaaatttaaaaataaatacaaatagTAAATACTGGAACTATGGGAAGAGaaagaattaatgtttcaagCCAAAGGCACTGGGTCAGTTCTGCGCTCTTTTTGGCAAAGAATCCAAAGATTCGCTGATCTCTGACATCATCTGGCAATTAACCATTACCAATTGATTATAACTCAAGTGAGCCAGGAAACTATTTTAGGATTATCAGCGTTGGCAGTGTCAAGTTATATTGCACTGCAGCTGTGACATAGCCTTGGATTTCCCTTGCAAACAACAATTTTCCTCTCCTACCTCAAGTGCACCAAATCATTATCTGATAATTCCAATTCATCCTCACAATCTAGCATGTCACCCTTATGGCGAATTAACTAGCCTGAGGGGAGAAAAGCACTGGCTGCGGATGTGGTGGCGGAAGAAGAAAAATAGCTGAGCCAGGCACACTTCCACCAGCATTAACCGGAACTGGGGGAAAAATATGGGGTTGAGATCCCAAAAGAAAAATGTGGCAGATTTTGGACGTCTGAAATAAAGGCAAGAAAATGCCAGAATTTCTCAGCCAGTAACTACGCAGAAtcggttgatgtttcaggtcagtgaTTTTTCACCAGGATTCCTGGTTGCTTTTTCCATCCTGTGCAAACAGGAGGcatttggggaggggtgggggagaagagggggagaAAGTGCTACTTTCCATTATCTACTCTGGATGAAAACATCAAGCTCGCCTTAGCCAGGGAATTTGTTGGTTTGCACTGTGCAACCTGGAGAGTTCCTGATAGTGGCACGGGGAAGTGAAATTAGCCTTGACTTTCTGTTGTATCTTATTTACTAATTCCCCAACTCTgatttccattattcaagaaattcTCCAAGGTTATAAGTTTACCAAAAAACAAAATGGCTGTGATTATTATACACTGATCAGAACTGAGTTCAAAGCTCCTTTGTAGGATTAGTACTTCTGAAATCTGGGGCAGACTGCACTGTTCACGTTTGACACAACAGGACTGAGCAGTTCTAATTATCACCTCAATGATTGGGATATTGGCCTGGGAGACGTCACTGTTGTTGGCTTGCTTGTCCTTTCAATGGATTTGAAGGTTTTGTGCACTATTTTCGGGTATCATTCTATTCCCTTGAAATGTCTGTTATAGGTCATCCAAGATGTAGAAGCGTTTAGGAGGGCAGGGGGCATTACCATCTAATACCCACTATGTCAGAGACCTTGATCTTCAATCCCTCTTTTCCTCAGCTGTGCTCCAGATATTGATCCACTTGCTCGGTGAAGTACATGGCGAGAGGCCATACTCCCAACATCCCCTTGATCAATATGCTCCTACTGTACTATACCACCCTCTGATAATAATTTAGCAGCTAGACGCTGGAATACAAGAATGGTGACCATTACCTTGTAGCTAACTCTCAGCAAAGAAACATCGATGAAAGAATTCCTGATCGCCTCCAGTATGCTTGCACAGCCCAACAGAGAAAAAGGGCGTTTGAAGATCAAGGTCTGCACAAAAGATGCTGGGATTCTAGCCCACCCTGTAATCCTTGGCAAAGAACACTGCTAAATCACTGGGAGAGTTGCCCAAATATCTGTTTAAACCTCTGCTTGAGCCAGCTTAGTGTGCTGATAACGACAACTATATGGCATAAAAAAATGATACTCTTACAGTGAAAGGAGTTGCCAAATTCAAATCACACTTAATTTGCTATTTTAGTTTTTGAAGTAGTAGTACCTTCTCTTCATCAAGAGGATTAcccattttccccattcttctctgCCCCCAAACCACTGCACAAAACAGGAACGATGTCTCTCAGTTTGCTGTTGCAGACTGAATAATTACTCCAAAAATAAATACTGATTACAATCCTAATCTTAGAGATCTTAAGTAGAGTTTTCATTCAAAATCCTGAAAAAGAAAATATACCCATTTCAGGGGTGCAATTTTAGTTTTCCAGCATGTGTCCCTAAATTTCTGGCTCTCTTCTCTTTGTGCCCTAATAAAATTTAGGATAGGCATCATGAGAATGACTCCATATCTTTGAATCCTGCACAAATTAAATTGATGTTTGAACGCCAGAAATTTTATTTACAGAATTAATTGTGCAAACTCTCATAATGACTGTGGGGTTGAATTACCGAAAAATTAAACAGATGTACAGAAACAGATGCAACTACTGGCCAGCCCTGGGGTTTCTACAACTGCTATGTTGGGGTATTTGGAATTTGCAGCTGTTTGGAATGGAAGTGAAGGGCACCATGGAAACGATTTAGCTAATAACATACTCTTAAGGCTAAACAAACACTTCGTAATTCAACCCAAGTGAAGGCAAAGTTACAACAGCTGTCTACACAGTCTACCGTCCTTCTACCGAGTTACACTGCCTGTTGAGTCAACAGATAATTGCCGGTCAGTGTGCTGCAATTCACAAGACTTTAGGAAGGGGAGAAATTTGCAAAGTTGCTGCTGACTATGCAGTGAGACTCATCTATCCCAGAAATAAAAGAGTGACCATTTTACCCAGCTATGCATCCCTTAATTTGTTTAAAATATCTACATGGAAACccttcatcctccttcgctccaggggaaacagtcccagcctatctAGTTTCTCCATACAACTCAGGccttccagtcctggcaacattcctgCGAATGTTTCCTTCACCCTATCTTGCTTAATTGCATCCTTCCCATAGCATGGCCACCAAAACATCACATATATACTAGACATAACCTATAATCTGTACAACTGTTCATAGGACATCCTAACTCCTGCTAAAATGGCTCAGCTGATGAAAGAAAGCATACCGTAAACCATTCTTACCACTCAGTCGCCTGGGTTGCCACTTTCAAGAAACTATCTATTGTACCAAAAGGTCTCATTATTCAATAACACTCTCTATGGCCCTACCAATCATTGTTAGATTGCTAACAATTATTATTTACTATGCCTTAATGAATGATCGCAAAAGTCACTTCACATTAGAAAGATTGGATTAGTTATGGTTAGTTGGGTCATTTCAAAGTCAGAAggttgtgtggggtgggggggctcAAGTAATACTGTAGAGACTTGAGCTCAGAACACTAGCATAACACAGAGAGTTCTGCATTTAAGCTGAAGAAATAATTTTTGATGTTAAATCTAGACCTTGTCCAATCTCTCAAGATGGATATAAAAGATCTGGTTGGCGTGTTTTGAAAGAAAGTAGAAGTTATAGAGTTGACATGATGCTACCACATCACTTTATGTGGGTACTTGCTGTTCCCTACATCACATCAGCAATTCTACTACAGCCAATGGAATATATCTGAAATGTGCTCAGGCATGACAAGTGGCAGCAAAGGATAAAATCTGAATGCAAATCTCTCTTGGATCTCCTTACAGAATTAATTCGCCTCCACTCCTTTTCTTCACAGAAAGGCTCTAATGACAAATGTTCTTGATTACCACCAGATTCTCAAGCTTTATGACACAACCAAACTCCATAGCCAGAATGAAATAAAATAAGTCTAAATGTAACTTATTATTGAACATCCTGCCTATTTCTCCCATCTGTAATCAAGGTCAGGGAATAGTGCCACAGCTCTTTCTTCAGAGAATAACCTTATGGCACAGTGATCAGAGGACTGACAGTCTAGCAGCAATTTTTGAGGAGAGATTTTCCTTTTATTGATCATTTCCACCATTGATGTGTCACAGCTTAttctctggggatctcccatcaatGAAGAGCTTCTCCCTTTGAATCATAATAGGACAGACAGTTTTCTGAGTGGCTACCATACCTACAAGTAAAGCCCAAAGCTTGATTTCAGCTTGCTGTTAACATCTTTCTCTGGCAAGGGGGCTGCATTGTTATTAATGCCCAAGGGTTAAGTAGTGAGAGGAATTAAAACACACCAGGGTCCCAAGACCTAATTGCTATGTCATGTCACTATCAGATATCAACTATATTGTTATTttactatatacattatataacgTATATAATcgtaatgtatatagaaatgagacggTTTTCTGAACCACAGCACCggagtacacataacacacaataacttatgaaggcaaggataaaatctacagatgaatcacacataaataacaaactaaagtgcacaaattaaatactgtaaggattaaccagtgacactttgaatgtggcagggagttcagaagcctaatggcccaaGAGAAGAAACACTTTCcccccatcctgaccattctcgTTCTTTATGCATTGaggtctcctccctgatggtagaaagtcaaagaggatgctggatacaAGGGTGGGATAATCCTTTGCATGAACAATGGATAAGATTAGAACCATCTTCAACTGCAATGCTCCTAAAAGTTACAATACAAATTGAGAGCATCCAGTTCTTCAGGTCAATGCTGGTTGAAGGATAACAGATTAATAATCCCTCTTCCCAAATTTCAACCTGTAAATTTAGAGTACTGTTAAAATGCAAAAACAAATTTTGTCTGCTCTAAACCCCTCAGATGGAAAGATAGCCCCACCCCGTAGAGGAAAATATCCTTAACATTCCACAGAGGAAATTAGCTTATATTGATACCTTTTATCTATTTAATTAATTCAAAGGAGGTTTAGCATCATTGGGAGTGTATTTATTGTCCTTGTCAAGTTGCTCTTAAACAGCAAAAAGAAATCAAATTCTTACAAGTAAGAGGTGGTCAGACAGCAACTGTTGGGAGTGAAACAGAATTATTTCAGGAGATTAAAGGTGCCAGtagacctgctgaatgtttctaccttttcctgtttttatttcaaatttccagcatctgcagtattttgcttttagATTATTGTTCAAGTTGACCAGCTTGCTTGACCATTTCAGAAAGCATCTCAGTGTCAACTGAGACAGGGTTATTGCCTACTCTGAAGGACACCACTAAAGTGGATGTGTTTGTAATGACGATCCGGTTGCTTCAAAATCATTACTGCAGTTAACTTTTCCaacatattttatttatttaattcaaaaagaaagggattcaaacatattttgtgcatcataacctggcctttcaatattggttTAGCAAATGTGCGATTGTAACTAATACTTTATCCTGTTTACCCAGCTAAACAGAATGAAAAGACTCCTCAAAGCCTTTCAGTTAAATACTGTGTGAATTTCCCCTCTGCATTCTTCACTGAAAAACTTACTTTAGCTAATCTGTCCAGCCCTTGTAATATCCTTGTTCTACACATCTTCATTGACAGTTTTCAGATCTGCATCCACTGGCCCAACTAGTGTTTTTAATACAGTTTTAACACTGCcttcttttatattctgtgccaGAACTAACACACAAAGGTACACTATATCCCTTCTCAACTATATTAAGGTACTGGTGGAAATGTATTCCAGAACCCCTTTGTCCCTTTGTATGCAAAACTGGGCATGAACAGAATTGTTTGTGAACAAACAATGGAAGTTAGATTAGGTACCACACAGAACCTGGGTAATGCTAAATCATAGCTCAACATGCTTATGAAAAGGAGAGGGTGACAAATGGAATGAAAACTAAGTAAACTGTTCTTTCACAATCATAGGGCATCCCAAAGTAATTATGCTATTTTTGTAATTGCCAAGGTAGCGCAGTCAATATGTTCACACCAAACTTCAACACTGTGATAATAACCAGATAATCTGTTTTGTCTGACGTTGACTGAAGGATAATATTGGTTACTGCACAATAGATAATTCCTCGCTCTTCTTCGAAATAGCTCCATGGCGTTTTATCAGTCCGAGAGAGTGCATGAATCACTGACACAAAATCACCAGAAAGATGTCACTTCTGGCAATAAGAGACTCCTTCAGTTTGAGCCTAGATTCGTGCTTGGGTTCTGGAACAATGATGGAATCTAGAATCTAACAGAGGCACAAATGCTATCAAATAAGCCATAAGGGGGAGAAAAGCCCATAGATTCTCATATTCATTGTGGATTAAATGTAAAACAAAAACATTTCAGTGACAGACAGATACTCTCTGAAAATTTTTGTCATCCAATTTGAACCGCAAAGGAAATCCAACAATTAAACTCATACATTTTGTCACAAGACTAGGTGGGATCTGTTACTTTGGTGTATTGGGTAAATTTAATGGTGGTCAGCTTTCAGTATATCACACAAAAGTCTGCTGTCACACTTTGCACTGGACTTCAACATTCTATGCTACCATTAACCTCCCAAATATACTTAAGTGTCAGAATCAAATGACCACCATAAGAGCAATTACAAACCAAAACTGTTTTAGAACGTACAACAGTAGTGTACagcacaggccattcggcccaccatGCGCTGCCGACCCTTTAGCCTACTCCAAGATTATTAATCTAGCCCTTCCCGTCCACAAAGCCCTCAATTTTTATAATTAATGCTTCAGACTATATTATCATAGTTAATGCACGTTAGTGTTAATCAATAGCAACTATTTCTTTCAAAAGCATATTTCAAAACCGCAGATCGCACTCCTCTTAAATAGACAAATTTATCTGAGTGTTAGCCCCTTTTCTTAAAGGTGATTAGTCGTACCAACATTTCGATCTTCTCTACCAAAATTATGTTTTCCTTCAGTTTTGCGGCCAGTAAAAAGTTCCAACCAGTAAAGCACAGTTCCAGCGCCCAAGTTTCCCACTCGGCAAAAGCACTGGTCTCCGAAGCAGCTTTTATTTGTGTTGGTTTCCTTCCCTGTAGACTCACTTTACCCGCACTTTATTTCGACTTCTGTCGCTCACCTCCCCCCAAAACAAATCTCTGAACCTTTGTTAGGTAGAACTCGTATAGCAAGGAGAAACTTTCCCCACAGTGAACACCTTCCAACGACCCTCTTCACAAACAGGaccaaaactttaaaaaaaagttacagaTGAACCGGAAGGTGGCTCAAAGCAGCGGTGAGAGATCTTAGCCCCTAAAGTTTCTCCAATAAAACAGGCGTGATGGTGGGCGAGGGAAGGactggggaggtgaggggagctTCAGTCGTCAGCTAGCAAAAGTaaacaagaaaaaaaaggaatGGTTTCTAAGTTGAGCTGAAATGTGTTTTTAATGAGGTGAGGAAATTGCGCGTTAATTGTAAGTCCTACCTGTGTGGAGTACAGACTCGCAGTACCATCCAGCCATGGTTTGTTTGCAGTCATCCCAGAGCGAAAGCGAGGACCGCTGGGCAGTGACCCAGGCTGGACTCAGCAAAGAGACCACGTCCAGGCTCAACGCGACAAAGACACAAATCAGGGCGATCAACTTAAAGGGGCGAACTACGCGCACTTCATCCACAGCCATGATCTACCGCAAGTGTTTTCCTCGGCACGAAAGGATAGACGTTGAGCTTCTCCTTCGCCAGCCCAGCGAACCGCAGGAGGCTGTCCTTCTGCAAGTGATTAGCCGAGCCTTCTACCCACAGCATCGTAATGCCTTCACTAACTGCTGCGTGCTCATCCAGCAAATTGAAGCGATTCCTCGGACGCGTTTTCGGACTGCCTACAATTTATCATCTCAAGGGTCTTTGCAAAACAATCAACGAGgcaaacagttttttttaaaaaaaaatcactctggTTTAGCTGCCGCGCCAGGGCTCAGGCAATTCATTTGTTCCCAAGCAATCAAGTTTAATACATAGAATGGCTACAGTATATTCCTCTTGCTAAGCCTCTGTAAGAATTTGGTTAGTGTATCCCGTGGTCTTGAAAATTcttttctttcaaatatttgtTCCCCTTTTGGACGGTAatattgaatctgcctccactGGCAAATCTCACAATGCATTCCAGAACCGATCCAGCAGTTCAATAAAAATACTTCTCATTCACTTTCAAAGTCCACTCCTGCTAAAGGGATCCTCAATGTTACTATCACATCTTCTGGCACCTTCCTTTCCCAA
This DNA window, taken from Hypanus sabinus isolate sHypSab1 chromosome 8, sHypSab1.hap1, whole genome shotgun sequence, encodes the following:
- the LOC132398188 gene encoding transmembrane protein 47-like, with product MAVDEVRVVRPFKLIALICVFVALSLDVVSLLSPAWVTAQRSSLSLWDDCKQTMAGWYCESVLHTDWQIATLVLLLAGGSITLIAFLFAVISLCNGAHKHCHRTISVMLFISVVLQVCALALYPIKFIDANTLRTYHEFNWGYGIAWGGTIFMLGAAILYCLNTDTYEEEYY